A region from the Rufibacter sp. DG15C genome encodes:
- a CDS encoding endonuclease MutS2 — translation MIYPSNFEQKIGFGQIKEMLSDACLSPLGRRFVDRVQFLNRFDLVERLLHQADEFSQILNSGEDFPSQYYFDVTEHLNRAALEGAFMEVRGVFEIKMSLRAIRQALGFFYESDEAAFPALKALTQGVEVDRALVAAMDKLVDDSGNVREDASPELQRVKRELIGQQTQLRKTISSILRHAKNEGWTPGDAEPTIRGGRLVIPIIAEYKRRIKGLIHDESTTGQTIYLEPESVFELNNDIKDLENAYHRELIRLLTAITNQVRHHLPNLKKAYQFLSLLDFIRAKAVLANRIGGVMPKLQKQQIIKWKDARHPILHLTMLAHGKKAVPLSLELNPEQRILLISGPNAGGKSVAMKTVGLLQYMLQCGLLIPVGEGSEAGMFDDVFLDMGDEQSIENDLSTYSSHLQNMKQFVLFAGKKSLVLIDEFGTGTEPVLGGAIAEAVLGQLHQANVYGVITTHYTNLKNFAEKTPGIVNGAMRYNPAELQPLYQLEIGKPGSSFALEIARKIGLPKNILDKAGNLVGKEKIRYDKLLEQLEQEKTDFEVRNASVAKQERKLQKAVQEYTALKQHLEESKTDVIRNAKAQAKLLLKDANQQIENTIEQIRKSQAEKEQTKVARQELETFKEKLLPEPKPIIRNGNAKSGPLQVGERVVLQGQDSVGELLAVKGKTAEVSFGGLKTIVKLDKLERPDHNAAWMKEKKAKEPAAPSGQTKGMDVTQRMADFQHTLDVRGRYAEDALTTVMNFMDDAIMLGIPEVKIIHGRGNGVLKQVVRDYVRTLKEVASVGNEHIERGGDGASVIVLK, via the coding sequence TTGATATATCCATCAAATTTTGAACAGAAGATAGGTTTCGGGCAGATTAAAGAAATGCTGTCAGATGCTTGTCTAAGTCCCTTGGGCCGCCGCTTTGTAGACCGCGTTCAGTTCCTGAACCGCTTTGACCTGGTAGAGCGCCTTTTACACCAAGCTGATGAGTTTTCGCAAATTCTAAACTCTGGCGAGGATTTTCCTTCTCAATACTATTTTGACGTAACTGAGCACCTGAACCGTGCCGCCTTGGAAGGTGCGTTCATGGAGGTGCGCGGCGTCTTTGAAATCAAAATGTCTCTGCGGGCCATCCGGCAGGCGCTGGGCTTTTTCTATGAGTCGGATGAAGCCGCGTTCCCGGCCCTGAAAGCCCTGACCCAAGGCGTGGAAGTGGACCGTGCCCTGGTGGCCGCCATGGACAAGCTGGTGGATGATTCTGGCAATGTGCGCGAGGACGCCTCACCTGAGTTGCAGCGCGTAAAGCGCGAACTCATTGGCCAGCAAACGCAATTGCGTAAAACCATCAGCAGCATTCTACGCCACGCCAAGAACGAAGGCTGGACGCCCGGTGATGCTGAGCCTACCATCAGGGGCGGTCGTTTGGTAATTCCTATCATCGCCGAGTACAAGCGCCGCATCAAAGGTCTCATCCATGATGAGTCAACCACCGGCCAGACCATTTACCTGGAGCCCGAAAGCGTCTTTGAGCTCAACAATGACATCAAAGACCTGGAGAACGCCTACCACCGCGAGCTGATTAGACTGTTGACGGCTATCACCAACCAGGTACGTCATCATCTGCCTAACCTTAAGAAAGCGTATCAGTTCTTGTCTTTGCTGGATTTCATCAGAGCCAAGGCAGTTTTGGCCAACCGCATTGGTGGGGTCATGCCTAAGCTGCAGAAACAGCAAATCATTAAGTGGAAGGACGCGCGCCACCCCATCCTGCATTTGACCATGCTGGCCCACGGCAAAAAGGCGGTTCCGCTGTCTTTGGAGTTAAACCCAGAGCAGCGCATCCTGTTGATTTCGGGCCCGAACGCCGGTGGTAAATCGGTGGCCATGAAGACGGTAGGGCTGTTGCAGTATATGCTGCAGTGCGGACTGCTCATTCCGGTAGGCGAGGGTTCTGAGGCAGGCATGTTTGATGACGTCTTCCTGGACATGGGCGATGAGCAATCCATTGAAAACGACCTGAGTACCTACAGCTCGCACTTGCAGAACATGAAGCAATTTGTGCTCTTTGCGGGTAAGAAGTCATTGGTCTTGATAGATGAGTTTGGTACCGGTACAGAGCCTGTACTGGGTGGTGCCATAGCTGAGGCGGTGCTTGGTCAACTGCATCAAGCCAACGTGTACGGGGTCATCACTACCCACTATACCAACCTGAAGAACTTCGCAGAAAAGACGCCGGGTATTGTGAACGGGGCCATGCGCTATAATCCCGCCGAATTGCAACCGCTGTACCAGCTGGAGATTGGCAAGCCGGGTAGTTCGTTTGCCCTGGAGATTGCCCGCAAGATTGGCCTGCCTAAGAATATCCTTGACAAGGCCGGTAACTTGGTGGGCAAGGAAAAAATTCGCTATGACAAACTGCTGGAGCAATTAGAGCAGGAAAAAACCGACTTTGAGGTGCGCAATGCCAGCGTAGCCAAGCAGGAACGCAAACTGCAGAAAGCGGTGCAGGAATACACTGCCCTCAAGCAACACCTGGAAGAAAGCAAAACAGACGTTATCCGGAACGCCAAGGCCCAGGCCAAGCTCTTGCTCAAGGACGCCAATCAGCAGATTGAGAACACCATTGAGCAGATTAGAAAAAGTCAGGCCGAAAAGGAGCAAACCAAAGTGGCCCGCCAGGAACTGGAGACGTTCAAAGAAAAGCTATTGCCAGAGCCTAAGCCCATCATCAGAAACGGAAACGCCAAAAGCGGTCCGTTGCAGGTTGGTGAGCGCGTGGTGTTGCAGGGACAGGATTCTGTAGGTGAGTTGTTGGCTGTCAAAGGTAAAACCGCCGAGGTGAGCTTCGGGGGTTTGAAGACCATTGTGAAGCTGGACAAACTGGAACGCCCTGACCACAACGCCGCCTGGATGAAGGAGAAGAAAGCGAAGGAGCCAGCAGCTCCTTCGGGCCAGACCAAAGGCATGGACGTGACCCAGCGCATGGCCGACTTCCAGCACACCTTAGATGTGCGCGGCAGGTACGCAGAGGACGCCCTGACTACCGTCATGAACTTCATGGATGACGCCATCATGTTGGGCATCCCCGAGGTGAAAATCATCCACGGCCGCGGCAACGGCGTCTTGAAGCAAGTGGTACGGGATTACGTGCGTACCTTGAAAGAAGTAGCCAGCGTGGGCAATGAGCACATAGAACGCGGCGGCGATGGAGCTTCTGTTATTGTTCTGAAATAA
- the murB gene encoding UDP-N-acetylmuramate dehydrogenase, which translates to MQIKKEVSLKPYNTFGIDAKASLLAEFSTTQELQDILQHSAIKPLPKLILGGGSNVLFTQDVEAAVLLNRIKGITQEDQPDGEHVLVTSGSGETWHDLVLYSIEHHLGGIENLSLIPGTVGAAPLQNIGAYGVELKDTFYSLEAVEMETGKLITFTKDQCNFGYRESIFKKDAKGKYIVTSVTLQLTRKPTFNTSYGAISQTLEEMQVKELSLKAISDAVIHIRRSKLPDPAKIGNAGSFFKNPEIPIAQFELLKAQYPNMPGYPVSEFTVKVPAGWMIEQCGWKGKVLGQHGVHKDQALVLVNYGGATGNEVKELAYEIIHSVQEKFGITLTPEVNII; encoded by the coding sequence ATGCAAATCAAGAAAGAGGTCTCTCTTAAGCCCTACAACACGTTTGGAATAGATGCCAAGGCCAGCTTATTGGCCGAGTTTTCCACTACCCAGGAACTTCAGGACATCTTGCAGCATTCCGCCATCAAACCCCTGCCTAAACTGATTCTCGGCGGCGGAAGCAACGTGCTCTTCACCCAGGACGTGGAGGCGGCCGTGCTGTTGAACCGCATCAAAGGCATCACCCAGGAAGACCAACCCGACGGCGAGCATGTACTGGTGACATCTGGTAGCGGCGAGACGTGGCATGACCTGGTGCTGTATTCCATCGAGCATCACCTGGGCGGCATCGAGAATCTGTCTTTAATACCGGGCACGGTGGGCGCGGCGCCTTTGCAGAACATTGGGGCCTACGGGGTAGAATTGAAAGACACGTTCTACTCTTTAGAGGCTGTGGAGATGGAGACGGGCAAGCTTATCACCTTCACCAAAGACCAGTGCAACTTTGGCTATCGCGAAAGCATTTTCAAGAAAGACGCCAAAGGCAAATACATCGTCACCTCAGTTACTCTGCAACTTACCCGCAAACCCACCTTCAACACCTCTTATGGGGCGATAAGTCAGACGCTGGAAGAGATGCAGGTGAAAGAGTTGAGCTTGAAGGCCATCAGTGACGCAGTGATTCATATTAGAAGAAGCAAGCTTCCAGACCCGGCCAAGATTGGCAACGCCGGTTCCTTCTTCAAAAACCCCGAGATTCCTATCGCCCAGTTTGAGCTGTTGAAAGCGCAATACCCCAACATGCCCGGCTATCCGGTGAGCGAGTTCACCGTGAAAGTACCTGCCGGCTGGATGATTGAGCAATGCGGTTGGAAGGGCAAAGTCCTGGGCCAACACGGTGTGCACAAAGACCAAGCCTTGGTGCTAGTGAACTACGGCGGCGCCACCGGCAATGAGGTCAAAGAACTGGCCTATGAAATCATCCACTCGGTGCAGGAGAAGTTCGGTATCACGCTCACACCCGAGGTGAATATCATTTAG
- a CDS encoding class I SAM-dependent RNA methyltransferase, protein MRENATDVGFFSELAPIKRTCAFIIHPTNLSMAKATKPETFNMTATTLAGLEEVLAQELTDLGAKFVKVGVRAVTFSGDQRLLYSANLWCRTAIRILKPFAQFKARDEKELYLKVREQDWTRYLTVDSTFAINAVVARSTFEHSLFVSQLTKDAIVDQFRDNTGKRPSVDVATPDVRINLHMHENIVTLALDASGDSLHRRGYRQQTNVAPLNEVLAAGILMLSGWDRKSPLYDPMCGSGTILAEAAMMAHNIAPGVYRRDYGFMRWPDYNAELYKEVYQAALAQEDKEVEVEIFGSDIDPDFVEAAFQNLEYAELDEYVRIKELNFAEATKPADKGTIVVNPPYGERIGDDREMNDLYKMIGDTLKSNFQDWDAFIFTGNLEAAKHIGLKPSRRIVLYNGPIECRLFKYELYRGSRREPVV, encoded by the coding sequence TTGCGGGAGAATGCAACAGACGTGGGCTTTTTTTCTGAACTTGCGCCTATAAAACGCACCTGCGCTTTCATCATCCACCCAACCAATTTGTCTATGGCCAAAGCTACCAAACCCGAAACCTTTAACATGACCGCCACCACTTTGGCCGGGTTGGAAGAAGTGCTGGCCCAGGAGTTGACGGATTTAGGGGCGAAGTTTGTGAAAGTGGGCGTACGTGCCGTGACCTTCTCTGGTGACCAACGACTGCTGTACAGCGCCAATCTTTGGTGCCGCACCGCCATCCGCATTCTCAAGCCCTTCGCGCAGTTCAAGGCCCGGGACGAGAAGGAACTGTACCTGAAAGTGCGGGAACAGGACTGGACCAGGTACCTAACCGTAGACAGCACCTTTGCCATAAATGCCGTAGTGGCCCGCTCCACCTTTGAGCACTCGCTGTTCGTCTCGCAATTGACTAAAGATGCCATTGTAGACCAGTTCAGGGATAATACCGGCAAGCGCCCCAGCGTAGACGTGGCCACGCCAGATGTGCGTATCAACCTGCACATGCATGAGAACATCGTCACGTTAGCCCTAGATGCCTCTGGTGATTCTCTGCACCGCCGCGGGTACCGTCAGCAGACCAATGTGGCGCCTTTGAACGAGGTACTAGCCGCCGGTATTTTGATGCTCTCAGGTTGGGATAGAAAGTCGCCGTTGTATGACCCCATGTGCGGCTCCGGTACCATCCTCGCCGAGGCCGCCATGATGGCCCATAACATTGCCCCCGGCGTGTACCGCCGGGACTATGGCTTCATGCGCTGGCCCGACTACAACGCCGAGCTTTACAAGGAAGTCTATCAAGCCGCTTTGGCGCAGGAAGACAAAGAGGTTGAAGTGGAAATTTTTGGCTCTGACATTGACCCGGACTTTGTGGAGGCCGCGTTCCAAAACCTGGAGTACGCCGAGCTGGACGAATACGTGCGCATCAAAGAACTCAACTTCGCGGAGGCTACCAAACCCGCAGATAAAGGCACCATTGTAGTAAACCCGCCCTACGGCGAGCGCATTGGGGACGACCGTGAAATGAATGACCTCTACAAGATGATAGGGGACACGCTTAAAAGTAATTTCCAGGACTGGGACGCTTTCATCTTTACTGGCAATTTGGAGGCCGCCAAGCACATCGGCTTAAAGCCTTCGCGTAGGATTGTATTGTATAATGGGCCTATTGAATGCCGCCTTTTCAAATATGAGTTGTACCGTGGCAGTAGGAGAGAACCGGTTGTATAA
- a CDS encoding DUF4349 domain-containing protein, giving the protein MALLTQANTIKEILEVEQYLDSIREEIESAEARLRFLKDQTAYSTIRLSIYQVVPMSFSERIGLGTRFYNAFGTGWQLFLSLLVGLCYIWPLWLVLAGILFLRRKGLV; this is encoded by the coding sequence ATGGCCTTGTTGACGCAGGCGAATACCATCAAGGAGATTCTGGAGGTGGAGCAATACCTCGATAGCATTCGGGAAGAAATTGAAAGCGCCGAGGCCCGCCTCCGTTTCCTGAAAGACCAGACTGCTTACAGCACCATTCGGTTGAGCATTTACCAGGTTGTACCCATGAGCTTCTCTGAGCGCATTGGCTTGGGTACCCGTTTCTACAATGCCTTCGGGACGGGCTGGCAGTTATTCCTGTCTTTGTTGGTGGGGCTTTGCTACATCTGGCCGCTTTGGCTGGTCCTGGCTGGCATTTTATTCCTTAGAAGAAAAGGCTTGGTGTAA
- a CDS encoding DUF4349 domain-containing protein, which yields MKTPTNPILLLVCCCLAFLLHSCESSQNSAVSSKPEVAATDAAAPTKDDESTSNSEKTPSQLVIKEADVRFQVKDMVASTQRIEAAVKQANALVSNTSQNSQEDELSTDFVIRVQPNQFQPLLDQLQKESVKLDFKNLGSDNVAMEYVDVQARIKAKRS from the coding sequence ATGAAAACGCCAACAAACCCTATCCTATTACTAGTTTGCTGCTGTCTCGCTTTCCTTTTGCACAGCTGTGAATCATCACAAAATTCGGCCGTTTCTTCTAAACCAGAGGTAGCCGCTACAGATGCCGCCGCTCCTACCAAAGATGATGAAAGCACTTCCAATTCTGAGAAAACACCTTCGCAACTGGTAATCAAGGAGGCTGATGTCCGGTTTCAAGTGAAGGACATGGTGGCGAGTACACAGCGCATTGAGGCGGCCGTTAAGCAGGCCAACGCCTTGGTGTCTAATACCTCTCAAAACAGCCAAGAAGACGAACTCTCCACTGACTTTGTCATTAGAGTACAGCCAAATCAGTTTCAACCCCTGCTAGACCAATTGCAAAAAGAAAGCGTGAAGTTGGACTTTAAGAATCTGGGTTCTGACAACGTAGCCATGGAGTACGTGGATGTGCAGGCCAGAATCAAGGCCAAGCGCTCATAG
- a CDS encoding phosphatase PAP2 family protein translates to MKLAVSRITFLLLWAVNISTQAQTTQIGPPSLALRDTLSTSVSLADSTRTESPKPRLSPAVKVMGAVLAGAAVWTATYAWVDEPLQKYMQSHRTKPLDELAKVVEPMGRQRLFLPATGTLAVIGFALGDPNLRKAGTVSFGSLLISGGVTGFIKNQVHRYRPSGTNENHFYDWGMDVSENTSFPSSHTTVAFAVATSVSSVYGKEYRIVSPLAYGMATLVGLSRINDNAHWATDVMAGVALGYLSAKGSLLFYNLAESKLSNRKRRFTLAPQVGFSSASFTASVTF, encoded by the coding sequence ATGAAACTGGCCGTTAGTAGAATAACCTTTCTGTTGCTTTGGGCTGTCAACATCTCTACCCAGGCCCAAACAACCCAGATAGGACCGCCCAGTTTAGCATTAAGAGATACTTTATCCACTTCGGTTTCCCTAGCAGACTCTACGCGGACAGAGTCTCCAAAGCCCAGGTTGTCACCCGCCGTTAAAGTGATGGGAGCGGTTTTGGCCGGGGCTGCGGTTTGGACGGCTACCTATGCTTGGGTAGACGAACCGCTTCAAAAATACATGCAATCCCACAGAACCAAACCACTAGATGAGCTAGCGAAAGTAGTGGAGCCGATGGGGCGGCAGAGGCTGTTCCTGCCCGCCACGGGTACCTTGGCGGTGATAGGATTTGCCCTGGGTGATCCCAACCTAAGAAAAGCAGGAACAGTATCATTTGGCAGCCTTCTCATTAGTGGTGGCGTCACTGGCTTTATCAAAAACCAGGTACACCGCTACCGGCCCAGCGGCACCAATGAGAACCATTTTTATGACTGGGGCATGGACGTGTCAGAGAATACCTCTTTCCCCTCCTCGCATACCACGGTGGCCTTCGCCGTGGCTACCTCTGTATCCTCTGTGTATGGAAAAGAATATAGAATCGTTTCACCCTTGGCATATGGTATGGCCACACTTGTGGGTCTTTCACGCATCAATGACAATGCGCATTGGGCCACGGACGTCATGGCGGGCGTCGCTTTGGGGTATTTGTCTGCTAAAGGCTCTTTGCTCTTTTACAATCTGGCCGAAAGTAAATTAAGCAATCGTAAGAGGCGTTTTACGCTGGCTCCGCAGGTGGGATTTTCGTCTGCCTCCTTCACAGCTTCGGTAACGTTTTAA
- a CDS encoding DUF3570 domain-containing protein yields the protein MQKIYLHASLFFLTILSSFGQTTKPDSTVFKSRKLKTQEINFVSSYYTQDGNNSAVTGGIGTEELTDVATTFDITMAKGDARNRLHSFRLEVGFDHYSSASSDLIDPTTISSASAADNRIYPSLSWAMQDDEKGYSMGADVSVSTEYDYFSKGVNVNFAKFSKDRNREVGLSLSAFLDSWSMIYPIELRTLETPSGPVDNPDAGGTNPRNSYNASVSLAQVINKRLQASAMLDLAYQTGQLATPYQRVYFTDNSVHVEKLPDSRVKIPVGLRLNYFATDRILVKTFYRFYSDDWGITAHTLEVELPYKLTPFLSVSPFYRFYTQSAADYFAPYREHTPQKDFYTSDYDLSEFASHLFGLNVRYNSADGILGISKLNTLEVRYDHYNRDTGLVADAVALAVTLK from the coding sequence ATGCAGAAAATCTACTTGCACGCCTCCCTTTTCTTCCTGACCATTCTCAGTTCCTTTGGCCAGACCACCAAACCAGACAGCACCGTTTTCAAAAGCCGGAAGCTCAAGACCCAGGAGATCAATTTCGTATCTAGCTATTACACCCAGGACGGGAATAACTCTGCCGTGACGGGTGGCATTGGCACCGAGGAGCTTACGGACGTGGCCACCACCTTTGACATTACCATGGCCAAAGGAGACGCCAGAAACCGGCTGCATTCCTTCAGGTTGGAGGTGGGTTTTGACCATTATTCCTCGGCGTCCTCAGACCTGATTGACCCTACCACCATCTCTTCTGCGAGCGCGGCAGACAACCGCATTTATCCTTCGCTTTCCTGGGCCATGCAGGATGATGAAAAAGGATACTCCATGGGCGCCGATGTTTCTGTCTCTACAGAGTATGACTACTTCTCCAAAGGCGTGAACGTGAACTTCGCAAAGTTCTCCAAAGATAGAAACCGTGAGGTGGGCTTGTCTTTGAGCGCCTTCCTGGACTCCTGGAGCATGATCTATCCCATTGAGCTGAGAACACTGGAGACACCTTCTGGCCCGGTAGACAACCCAGACGCGGGCGGCACCAATCCTCGCAATTCCTATAACGCGTCTGTTTCTCTGGCGCAGGTGATCAACAAGCGCTTGCAAGCCTCTGCCATGCTAGATTTAGCCTACCAGACGGGGCAGTTGGCCACGCCCTACCAGCGCGTTTATTTTACAGACAACTCGGTACATGTAGAAAAACTACCCGACTCGCGCGTGAAAATCCCGGTGGGCCTGCGCCTGAACTACTTTGCCACCGACCGCATCCTGGTGAAGACCTTCTACCGGTTCTACTCAGATGACTGGGGCATCACCGCGCATACCTTAGAGGTAGAGCTGCCCTACAAACTGACGCCGTTCCTTTCGGTGTCGCCATTCTACCGGTTCTACACCCAGTCGGCGGCAGATTATTTTGCGCCATATAGGGAGCACACCCCTCAGAAGGACTTCTATACCAGCGACTATGACCTGTCAGAGTTTGCCAGCCACTTGTTCGGGTTGAATGTAAGATACAATTCAGCCGACGGCATCTTGGGTATCAGTAAACTGAACACCCTGGAGGTACGCTATGACCATTACAACCGTGACACGGGCTTGGTGGCGGATGCCGTGGCGTTGGCGGTGACTTTAAAATAA
- a CDS encoding DUF4266 domain-containing protein — MNATSRNCARLLLLFMAGSLFSCQTVQEYNKMYLNDAEMVLNARKVQKTELNFLLYREGASGANGGKTGGGCGCN, encoded by the coding sequence ATGAATGCTACATCCAGAAACTGCGCAAGGCTCTTATTGCTGTTCATGGCAGGGAGCCTTTTTTCTTGCCAGACGGTGCAGGAATACAACAAGATGTATTTGAATGACGCCGAAATGGTCTTGAACGCCCGCAAGGTGCAGAAGACCGAACTGAATTTCTTGCTGTACCGCGAAGGAGCCTCGGGGGCCAACGGCGGCAAGACCGGAGGTGGCTGCGGCTGTAACTAA
- a CDS encoding FAD:protein FMN transferase encodes MGNRFELTVASPTQQEADTVMDAAIAEIQRIEKLLTTFSDTSETYQINANAGIAPFTPSPEVYDLIQRSIRISNLTQGAFDITYGGVDKSLWNFDPTMTALPSKEVAQASVRLVNYQNILLNPKDKSVFLKHQGMRIGFGGIGKGYAAERAKHVLQQLGVQSGIVNAAGDLSAWGLQPNGQPWTIGIADPNSKHQPFSQLNISNMAVATSGNYEKFAIIDGKKYSHTINPKTGLPVTGIKSVTILCPNAELADAMATPVMVMGVQVGLELINQMRDIACLIVDDVNRVHSSKNIRLKE; translated from the coding sequence ATGGGGAATCGGTTTGAATTGACGGTGGCCAGCCCTACCCAACAGGAGGCAGATACCGTAATGGACGCGGCCATTGCAGAAATTCAGCGCATTGAAAAACTGCTCACTACGTTCTCAGACACCAGTGAGACTTATCAGATAAATGCCAACGCGGGTATTGCCCCGTTTACCCCTTCTCCCGAGGTCTATGACCTCATCCAGCGGTCTATCCGCATCTCAAACCTGACCCAGGGCGCCTTTGACATCACCTACGGCGGGGTAGACAAGAGCCTTTGGAACTTTGACCCCACCATGACGGCGCTACCCTCCAAAGAAGTAGCCCAGGCCTCTGTGCGATTGGTTAATTATCAAAACATCCTGCTCAATCCCAAAGACAAAAGCGTGTTCTTAAAGCACCAGGGCATGCGTATTGGCTTTGGCGGCATTGGCAAAGGCTATGCCGCTGAGCGGGCAAAACACGTTTTGCAGCAACTGGGCGTGCAGAGCGGCATAGTGAATGCCGCCGGAGATTTAAGCGCCTGGGGCTTACAACCCAATGGCCAGCCTTGGACCATTGGCATTGCAGACCCCAATTCCAAGCACCAGCCTTTCTCTCAGCTCAACATCTCAAATATGGCGGTGGCTACTTCGGGCAACTATGAGAAGTTTGCCATCATTGACGGTAAAAAATACAGCCATACCATTAATCCAAAAACAGGATTGCCCGTTACAGGTATTAAGAGCGTTACCATCCTTTGCCCCAATGCGGAGTTGGCAGACGCCATGGCTACGCCCGTGATGGTCATGGGCGTACAAGTGGGCTTGGAACTCATCAACCAGATGAGGGACATTGCCTGCCTAATAGTAGATGATGTTAACCGCGTACACAGTTCCAAAAACATACGCCTAAAGGAATGA
- a CDS encoding thioredoxin family protein yields MNLLFVFLSAWSLSANPTWLKDMEQAKKVSHETHKYILVNFSGSDWCGPCIKLEKQIFENPQFQEFASENLVLVNADFPRLKKNQLDKAQMGLNEKLAEQYNKSGIFPLTLLLDENGKVVKKWEGIPAKDAPAFIAQLKTTK; encoded by the coding sequence ATGAACTTACTATTTGTATTCCTGAGTGCGTGGTCCTTGTCGGCAAACCCAACTTGGCTGAAAGACATGGAGCAGGCCAAGAAAGTCTCCCATGAAACCCACAAGTACATCTTGGTCAACTTCTCTGGCTCAGACTGGTGCGGCCCTTGTATTAAGCTGGAAAAGCAGATTTTTGAGAACCCGCAGTTTCAGGAGTTCGCCTCTGAGAACCTGGTGCTGGTGAATGCTGACTTCCCTAGATTGAAGAAGAACCAGCTGGACAAGGCACAAATGGGCCTTAATGAAAAACTAGCCGAACAGTATAACAAAAGCGGTATTTTTCCTTTAACATTGCTTTTAGACGAAAACGGCAAAGTGGTGAAGAAGTGGGAAGGCATTCCTGCTAAAGACGCCCCGGCCTTTATAGCGCAACTGAAAACGACAAAATAA
- the murA gene encoding UDP-N-acetylglucosamine 1-carboxyvinyltransferase encodes MASFEVLGGRPLNGEIIPQGAKNEALQILCAVLLTPEPVTITNIPNIRDVNKLIELLRDMGVQVEQNAPDTYTFKAVDVNLDYLTTPQFVDQARAIRGSVMIMGPLLARFGMAKLPKPGGDKIGRRRLDTHFIGFEKLGATFQYDAQDSFYHLEGKNLKGTYMLLDEASVTGTANIAMAAVLAEGITTIYNAACEPYLQQLCKMLNRMGAKISGIGSNMLIIEGVEKLGGTEHRMLPDMIEIGSFIGLAGMTGSEITIKNAQIHELGLIPDTFRRLGINMEFRGDDIFIPAQDSYEIDTYIDGSILTVSDHTWPGFTPDLLSVALVVATQAKGTVLIHQKMFESRLFFVDKLIDMGAQIILCDPHRATVIGQNKQVPLRGIDMTSPDIRAGVALLLAALSAEGRSVIHNIEQIDRGYQNIDGRLNAIGASITRI; translated from the coding sequence ATGGCTTCTTTTGAAGTATTGGGTGGCCGCCCATTAAACGGCGAGATTATCCCGCAAGGGGCGAAGAACGAGGCCTTACAGATTCTTTGCGCAGTGCTCTTGACACCTGAGCCTGTGACTATTACCAATATTCCTAACATTAGGGACGTCAACAAACTCATTGAGCTGTTGCGTGACATGGGGGTGCAAGTGGAGCAGAATGCGCCAGACACCTACACGTTCAAAGCCGTTGATGTAAATTTGGATTACCTGACTACGCCGCAGTTTGTGGACCAGGCCAGAGCCATTAGAGGATCTGTGATGATCATGGGTCCTTTGTTGGCACGCTTTGGCATGGCCAAACTACCTAAGCCCGGCGGAGACAAGATTGGTCGTAGAAGGCTGGACACCCACTTCATCGGGTTTGAGAAACTGGGCGCCACCTTCCAATATGACGCCCAGGACAGCTTTTACCATTTAGAGGGCAAAAACCTGAAGGGCACCTACATGCTCTTAGATGAGGCTTCGGTGACGGGTACGGCCAACATTGCCATGGCAGCGGTTCTAGCCGAGGGCATCACCACCATCTACAACGCCGCCTGTGAGCCGTATTTGCAGCAGCTGTGCAAGATGTTGAACCGCATGGGTGCCAAGATCTCCGGCATCGGGTCTAACATGCTCATCATTGAAGGCGTGGAAAAATTGGGTGGCACCGAACACCGCATGTTGCCAGATATGATTGAGATTGGCTCTTTCATTGGATTGGCAGGCATGACCGGTTCTGAAATCACCATCAAAAACGCGCAGATCCATGAGCTGGGCTTAATCCCTGACACGTTCCGGAGATTGGGCATCAACATGGAGTTTAGAGGCGATGACATCTTTATTCCGGCGCAGGACAGCTACGAGATTGACACGTACATTGACGGCTCTATCCTGACCGTTTCTGACCATACTTGGCCGGGCTTCACTCCTGACTTGCTGAGCGTAGCCTTAGTGGTAGCTACCCAAGCCAAAGGAACAGTGTTGATTCACCAGAAGATGTTTGAAAGCCGCCTGTTTTTTGTAGACAAACTCATTGACATGGGCGCGCAAATTATCTTATGTGACCCGCATCGCGCCACCGTGATCGGCCAGAACAAGCAGGTGCCATTGCGTGGTATTGACATGACGTCTCCAGACATCAGAGCGGGTGTTGCCTTACTACTGGCTGCCCTTTCTGCCGAAGGCCGCAGCGTCATCCATAACATTGAACAAATTGACCGTGGTTACCAGAACATTGACGGCCGTTTGAACGCCATTGGTGCATCTATCACGCGCATCTAA